A stretch of the Lolium perenne isolate Kyuss_39 chromosome 3, Kyuss_2.0, whole genome shotgun sequence genome encodes the following:
- the LOC127342080 gene encoding uncharacterized protein — protein sequence MGMHRPAVLSLLLLLLITLALLSPAARASESPQYTTVHAESDFEVRLYDDTVWMSAPSDHTSFHVATKLGFHRLFQYLMGANLNSSRIRMTTPILTSIVVPGEGALQSSTYFVRLYLPTQFQASPPVPLPELNLRPDMWPGHCIAVRSFSGYARDKNVVDEADKLAMSLSRSPWGNSTNYPSKNAYSIAQYNSPFRIIGRVNEVWFDVDCKSTSTGVEAY from the exons ATGGGGATGCACCGTCCAGCGGTGCtctcgctcctcctcctcctactcatcACCCTCGCCCTGCTCTCGCCGGCCGCCCGCGCCTCGGAGTCGCCGCAGTACACGACGGTGCACGCGGAGTCGGACTTCGAGGTGCGGCTCTACGACGACACCGTCTGGATGTCCGCCCCCTCCGACCACACCTCCTTCCACGTCGCCACCAAGCTCGGCTTCCATAG GTTGTTCCAGTACCTGATGGGCGCAAACCTCAACTCCTCTAGGATCAGAATGACAACGCCTATCCTAACAAGCATCGTCGTCCCAGGCGAAGGGGCTCTGCAATCTTCAACATATTTTGTCCGTCTGTACCTACCTACACAGTTCCAAGCTTCCCCTCCTGTCCCTCTGCCTGAACTGAACCTCCGTCCAGATATGTGGCCAGGCCACTGCATCGCCGTCAGGAGCTTCTCAGGTTACGCCAGGGACaaaaatgttgtcgatgaagctgaCAAACTCGCCATGAGCTTGAGCCGGTCACCGTGGGGCAACTCCACAAACTATCCTAGCAAGAACGCCTACTCGATTGCACAGTACAACAGCCCCTTCCGCATCATCGGCCGTGTCAACGAGGTGTGGTTCGACGTCGACTGCAAATCTACATCTACTGGGGTCGAGGCATACTGA
- the LOC127342079 gene encoding WPP domain-interacting tail-anchored protein 1 isoform X2: MDSQITHDDDGFQETDRSQGNGSNGEVTTADIVSRVELEVSFGSEKLLNLQMLLMEVAHRAYDIEALMLDPDSLSTESLKKAFEFDALYGILDSEVSELEKLVGSIQTDIGSVEKEVNEEESEGRLKGKLHAATKALVEMKELISTIRRESENFDKVMDPSHQKSGTGEGGAYENGHASSPTTMQAEDQRNVLHMLEQSIANELDLEKKLSDSGAVVEELKMKLHHVEQDSYFLEESVEAISERTFAAENASELFLGISKELTDRISTMQSELSASGRREDDLKSKLEQSLVQLNALEGSSEMAQDISEKDASKEAMQSQRSSTPELFTLQHKLQKLEEWPSGGANEKMQNMSVSEISTFENIINDIKDTISKAESRAQNAEARCVELTQANVQLNGELNSLKSHGSNRADLLEQKLMESDAQLEHARASLEAISEHQGMLRSSISDMEHMIQDLKEKYSKAETRAESAESKCTLLTDTNLELSEELSFLRGRVESLENSLRHANRQKLSTAKDIGIKTKTISDLVAKLALERERLHLQIVALTKKNRMLAQKCKENASEGILLSKSIAANEGELTNVTEEVLLTSSPMQTQTAADNLGGNEAVIAALLEDESGTLETVRSIQPTQLNWKYIFAALFVLLAATLVHLLTQSVVPGLE; the protein is encoded by the exons ATGGACTCTCAGATCACTCATGACGATGACGGTTTCCAGGAAACCGATAGGTCCCAAGGAAACGGGTCGAATGGGGAGGTAACAACCGCGGATATCGTGTCTAGGGTGGAGCTCGAAGTCTCGTTCGGCTCCGAGAAGTTGCTGAATCTACAGATGCTGCTGATGGAGGTGGCGCATCGAGCGTACGATATCGAGGCTCTCATGCTGGACCCTGACTCGCTCTCGACCGAGTCGCTCAAGAAGGCCTTCGAATTCGACGCCCTGTACGGGATTCTAGATTCAGAGGTTAGCGAGCTGGAGAAGTTAGTCGGTTCTATTCAAACCGATATTGGAAGTGTCGAAAAGGAGGTGAATGAGGAAGAATCAGAGGGCAGGCTGAAGGGTAAGCTGCATGCTGCCACGAAGGCTTTGGTGGAGATGAAGGAGCTCATCAGCACTATTAGAAGGGAGTCTGAAAACTTTGATAAAGTCATGGACCCTTCCCACCAAAAATCTG GAACCGGTGAAGGTGGAGCATATGAAAATGGACACGCGTCGTCTCCCACAACTATGCAGGCTGAGGACCAAAGAAATGTTCTGCATATGTTAGAACAGTCGATAGCAAATGAGCTAGATCTTGAAAAGAAGCTAAGCGATTCAGGGGCTGTTGTGGAAGAACTCAAAATGAAACTCCATCATGTAGAACAGGACTCATATTTCCTGGAGGAATCAGTGGAAGCGATTTCTGAAAGAACATTTGCGGCAGAAAATGCTTCCGAGCTGTTTCTTGGTATTTCAAAGGAACTTACTGATAGAATTAGTACCATGCAGTCAGAGCTAAGTGCATCAGGTCGTAGGGAAGATGACCTTAAATCAAAGCTAGAGCAAAGCTTAGTGCAATTAAATGCTTTGGAAGGCTCATCAGAGATGGCGCAAGACATCAGTGAAAAGGATGCCAGCAAGGAAGCTATGCAGAGTCAAAGGTCGTCAACCCCTGAGCTCTTTACTTTACAGCATAAGCTTCAGAAACTGGAAGAATGGCCATCAGGAGGAGCAAATGAAAAAATGCAGAATATGTCAGTATCTGAGATAAGCACATTCGAGAATATCATCAATGATATTAAAGATACCATTTCTAAAGCAGAAAGTAGAGCACAAAATGCTGAAGCAAGGTGCGTAGAGCTCACTCAAGCTAATGTACAACTTAATGGGGAGCTAAACTCTCTGAAGTCTCATGGATCAAATAGGGCAGACTTATTGGAACAGAAACTTATGGAGTCAGACGCTCAATTAGAGCACGCAAGAGCATCACTTGAGGCTATTAGTGAACACCAGGGTATGTTAAGGTCTTCAATATCTGATATGGAACACATGATTCAGGATCTGAAGGAGAAGTATTCGAAAGCTGAAACCAGGGCTGAGAGTGCTGAATCAAAATGTACGTTGTTGACAGATACTAACTTAGAGCTTAGTGAAGAGCTTTCATTTCTGAGAGGCCGGGTTGAAAGTCTAGAGAACTCGTTGCGTCATGCCAACCGACAAAAGCTGTCCACTGCCAAAGATATTGGTATTAAAACTAAGACTATCTCTGACTTGGTCGCTAAACTTGCATTGGAAAGAGAACGCCTTCATCTACAG ATTGTTGCGCTAACAAAGAAGAACAGGATGTTGGCTCAAAAATGCAAAGAGAATGCCAGCGAAGGTATCTTGTTGAGCAAAAGTATTGCTGCTAATGAAGGTGAACTCACTAATGTAACAGAGGAAGTACTACTGACTTCTTCACCAATGCAGACACAG ACAGCGGCTGACAATCTTGGAGGGAACGAAGCTGTGATTGCTGCGTTACTGGAGGATGAATCTGGCACTCTTGAGACAGTGCGGTCCATCCAGCCAACACAGCTTAACTGGAAGTACATTTTCGCGGCATTGTTTGTCTTGTTGGCTGCAACTCTTGTGCACCTACTGACACAATCTGTAGTGCCAGGTTTAGAATAG
- the LOC127342079 gene encoding WPP domain-interacting tail-anchored protein 1 isoform X1 — MDSQITHDDDGFQETDRSQGNGSNGEVTTADIVSRVELEVSFGSEKLLNLQMLLMEVAHRAYDIEALMLDPDSLSTESLKKAFEFDALYGILDSEVSELEKLVGSIQTDIGSVEKEVNEEESEGRLKGKLHAATKALVEMKELISTIRRESENFDKVMDPSHQKSGTGEGGAYENGHASSPTTMQAEDQRNVLHMLEQSIANELDLEKKLSDSGAVVEELKMKLHHVEQDSYFLEESVEAISERTFAAENASELFLGISKELTDRISTMQSELSASGRREDDLKSKLEQSLVQLNALEGSSEMAQDISEKDASKEAMQSQRSSTPELFTLQHKLQKLEEWPSGGANEKMQNMSVSEISTFENIINDIKDTISKAESRAQNAEARCVELTQANVQLNGELNSLKSHGSNRADLLEQKLMESDAQLEHARASLEAISEHQGMLRSSISDMEHMIQDLKEKYSKAETRAESAESKCTLLTDTNLELSEELSFLRGRVESLENSLRHANRQKLSTAKDIGIKTKTISDLVAKLALERERLHLQIVALTKKNRMLAQKCKENASEGILLSKSIAANEGELTNVTEEVLLTSSPMQTQVKTAADNLGGNEAVIAALLEDESGTLETVRSIQPTQLNWKYIFAALFVLLAATLVHLLTQSVVPGLE; from the exons ATGGACTCTCAGATCACTCATGACGATGACGGTTTCCAGGAAACCGATAGGTCCCAAGGAAACGGGTCGAATGGGGAGGTAACAACCGCGGATATCGTGTCTAGGGTGGAGCTCGAAGTCTCGTTCGGCTCCGAGAAGTTGCTGAATCTACAGATGCTGCTGATGGAGGTGGCGCATCGAGCGTACGATATCGAGGCTCTCATGCTGGACCCTGACTCGCTCTCGACCGAGTCGCTCAAGAAGGCCTTCGAATTCGACGCCCTGTACGGGATTCTAGATTCAGAGGTTAGCGAGCTGGAGAAGTTAGTCGGTTCTATTCAAACCGATATTGGAAGTGTCGAAAAGGAGGTGAATGAGGAAGAATCAGAGGGCAGGCTGAAGGGTAAGCTGCATGCTGCCACGAAGGCTTTGGTGGAGATGAAGGAGCTCATCAGCACTATTAGAAGGGAGTCTGAAAACTTTGATAAAGTCATGGACCCTTCCCACCAAAAATCTG GAACCGGTGAAGGTGGAGCATATGAAAATGGACACGCGTCGTCTCCCACAACTATGCAGGCTGAGGACCAAAGAAATGTTCTGCATATGTTAGAACAGTCGATAGCAAATGAGCTAGATCTTGAAAAGAAGCTAAGCGATTCAGGGGCTGTTGTGGAAGAACTCAAAATGAAACTCCATCATGTAGAACAGGACTCATATTTCCTGGAGGAATCAGTGGAAGCGATTTCTGAAAGAACATTTGCGGCAGAAAATGCTTCCGAGCTGTTTCTTGGTATTTCAAAGGAACTTACTGATAGAATTAGTACCATGCAGTCAGAGCTAAGTGCATCAGGTCGTAGGGAAGATGACCTTAAATCAAAGCTAGAGCAAAGCTTAGTGCAATTAAATGCTTTGGAAGGCTCATCAGAGATGGCGCAAGACATCAGTGAAAAGGATGCCAGCAAGGAAGCTATGCAGAGTCAAAGGTCGTCAACCCCTGAGCTCTTTACTTTACAGCATAAGCTTCAGAAACTGGAAGAATGGCCATCAGGAGGAGCAAATGAAAAAATGCAGAATATGTCAGTATCTGAGATAAGCACATTCGAGAATATCATCAATGATATTAAAGATACCATTTCTAAAGCAGAAAGTAGAGCACAAAATGCTGAAGCAAGGTGCGTAGAGCTCACTCAAGCTAATGTACAACTTAATGGGGAGCTAAACTCTCTGAAGTCTCATGGATCAAATAGGGCAGACTTATTGGAACAGAAACTTATGGAGTCAGACGCTCAATTAGAGCACGCAAGAGCATCACTTGAGGCTATTAGTGAACACCAGGGTATGTTAAGGTCTTCAATATCTGATATGGAACACATGATTCAGGATCTGAAGGAGAAGTATTCGAAAGCTGAAACCAGGGCTGAGAGTGCTGAATCAAAATGTACGTTGTTGACAGATACTAACTTAGAGCTTAGTGAAGAGCTTTCATTTCTGAGAGGCCGGGTTGAAAGTCTAGAGAACTCGTTGCGTCATGCCAACCGACAAAAGCTGTCCACTGCCAAAGATATTGGTATTAAAACTAAGACTATCTCTGACTTGGTCGCTAAACTTGCATTGGAAAGAGAACGCCTTCATCTACAG ATTGTTGCGCTAACAAAGAAGAACAGGATGTTGGCTCAAAAATGCAAAGAGAATGCCAGCGAAGGTATCTTGTTGAGCAAAAGTATTGCTGCTAATGAAGGTGAACTCACTAATGTAACAGAGGAAGTACTACTGACTTCTTCACCAATGCAGACACAG GTGAAGACAGCGGCTGACAATCTTGGAGGGAACGAAGCTGTGATTGCTGCGTTACTGGAGGATGAATCTGGCACTCTTGAGACAGTGCGGTCCATCCAGCCAACACAGCTTAACTGGAAGTACATTTTCGCGGCATTGTTTGTCTTGTTGGCTGCAACTCTTGTGCACCTACTGACACAATCTGTAGTGCCAGGTTTAGAATAG
- the LOC127342081 gene encoding exportin-2, with protein MEVPPEMLDALAGWFAQTLSPDAAARRAAEQSLSSAASSPGFALALLALASSPRHDLQARLAASVYFKNELRRRWPKPSSPDSSDDASDNNLPATDCAIVKTHILNLLLTAPPLIQSQLSEALAAAAAADFPANWDSLLPSIVASLGTALTAGDVPAANSLLAAAASLFARFRNAFDTNTLRIDLKYCLEGFAAPLLEVFLSTSRRLQSSPASANPLELRPVFDCLRLCSEIFHSLNSVDLPEFFEDHMRDWMTEFRAFLTTSYPPPVEADGAPDALRAAVCDNLQLYMEKYEEEFRGYLKEFVEAVWGLLMAPTVSPSRGQLAVTAIRFLTTVAESVHHALFGTPDAMKQICDSVVVPNLRLRDEDEESFEVNWVEYVRRDAEGSDTDTLRRAACRLLRGLAANYREQVAALVSAQVQQMLAAYAADRANNWKEKDAAIYLVIALMQKPGATGGGTPVVDMESFFTSVIVPELQAADWQSEPMLKATVLRFLKEFKDQIPKATALALLPSVTRFLTHESNVVHSYAAIFIENLLITKDVVQVPGASVVTRTPRYVAADISSFAQQIIQSLSTALNYPDSYENPYLMKCLMRVLGVATIAGQIVHEITARLVGILMEVCNNPKNPDFNHYLFESLAAVIGKAGEQDPALVPLFEASLFPVLQRILVEDISEFWPYAFQIFAQLVNLSQPPLSQNYMQLFGVLLSNATWDRPPCVPALVRLLRAFLRKIPNELNQEGRLPNILVIFRSLVSRASTEDSAFYMLNTLVQNVGLDTMSPHIGEIWSTLFTRLQTRQAVKFVNSIVVVMSLVSVKYGPGVLVSSVDTVQPSLFTTILQRFWIPNLKLIKGSLEIKLTTVASTKLLCESAVLLDAAAAQTWGKLLDSIVALFSRTDQDGAQEQNDGADAADSQRTSGYSVSFVRLQYAGKSEDDLLKEVNDPKQFLVTSLASLSAQSPGRFGPVIEQHVDPANKGALLQLCAAYNANIV; from the coding sequence ATGGAGGTGCCGCCGGAGATGCTCGACGCCCTGGCCGGCTGGTTCGCGCAGACGCTCTCCCCggacgccgccgcccgccgcgccgCCGAGCAGAGCctctcctccgccgcctcctccccggGCTTCGCGCTCGCGCTCCTCGCCCTCGCCTCCTCCCCGCGCCACGACCTCCAGGCCCGCCTCGCCGCCTCCGTCTACTTCAAGAACGAGCTCCGCCGCCGCTGGCCCAAACCCTCCTCCCCGGACTCCTCCGACGACGCCTCCGACAACAACCTCCCCGCCACCGACTGCGCCATCGTCAAAACCCACATCCTCAACCTCCTCCTCACCGCCCCGCCCCTCATCCAGTCGCAGCTCTCGGaggccctcgccgccgccgcggccgccgacTTCCCCGCCAACTGGGACTCCCTCCTCCCCTCCATCGTCGCCTCCCTCGGCACCGCCCTCACGGCCGGCGACGTCCCCGCGGCCAACTCGCTCCTCGCCGCCGCGGCCTCCCTCTTCGCCCGCTTCCGCAACGCCTTCGACACCAACACCCTCCGGATCGACCTCAAGTACTGCCTCGAGGGCTTCGCGGCCCCGCTCCTCGAGGTCTTCCTCTCCACCTCCCGCCGCCTCCAATCCTCCCCAGCCTCCGCCAACCCGCTCGAGCTCCGCCCCGTCTTCGACTGCCTGCGCCTCTGCTCCGAGATCTTCCACTCGCTCAACTCCGTCGACCTGCCCGAGTTCTTCGAGGACCACATGCGCGACTGGATGACGGAGTTCCGCGCCTTCCTCACCACCTCCTACCCGCCGCCCGTCGAGGCCGACGGCGCCCCGGACGCCCTCCGCGCCGCCGTCTGCGACAATCTCCAGCTCTACATGGAGAAGTACGAGGAGGAGTTCAGGGGGTACCTGAAGGAGTTCGTGGAGGCCGTGTGGGGGCTCCTCATGGCGCCGACGGTCTCGCCGTCGCGCGGGCAGCTCGCCGTGACCGCGATAAGGTTCCTGACGACCGTCGCCGAGAGCGTCCACCACGCGCTGTTCGGGACGCCTGATGCGATGAAGCAGATATGTGACAGTGTTGTCGTGCCGAACCTGCGGCTgcgggacgaggacgaggagtcgTTTGAGGTGAACTGGGTGGAGTATGTCAGGCGTGACGCGGAGGGGAGCGACACGGATACGCTGAGGCGCGCTGCGTGCCGGTTGCTCAGGGGGCTTGCGGCGAACTACCGGGAACAGGTGGCCGCGCTTGTGTCGGCGCAGGTCCAGCAGATGCTGGCTGCGTATGCGGCGGATCGGGCCAACAACTGGAAGGAGAAGGATGCTGCAATATATCTTGTTATCGCTCTTATGCAGAAGCCTGGCGCCACTGGCGGTGGGACGCCTGTGGTTGACATGGAGAGCTTCTTTACGTCTGTCATTGTGCCCGAGCTGCAGGCCGCTGATTGGCAGTCTGAGCCGATGCTCAAGGCAACTGTCCTCAGGTTCTTGAAGGAGTTCAAGGATCAGATACCCAAAGCTACTGCGCTAGCGCTGCTTCCAAGCGTGACGAGGTTCCTGACGCATGAGTCCAATGTTGTCCATTCctatgctgccatctttattgagAACCTGCTGATTACCAAGGACGTGGTCCAGGTACCAGGGGCTAGTGTGGTGACAAGGACTCCGCGGTATGTTGCTGCTGATATCAGCTCATTTGCCCAGCAGATTATTCAGAGCCTGTCCACGGCGCTGAATTATCCTGATTCTTATGAGAACCCCTATCTGATGAAGTGCCTGATGAGAGTGCTTGGGGTTGCTACTATCGCTGGCCAAATCGTTCATGAGATAACTGCTCGTCTTGTGGGGATTCTCATGGAAGTTTGCAATAACCCCAAGAACCCCGACTTCAATCATTACTTGTTTGAGTCTCTGGCAGCAGTGATTGGCAAGGCTGGTGAGCAGGACCCAGCGTTGGTCCCTTTGTTTGAGGCAAGCCTCTTCCCAGTACTCCAGAGGATATTGGTTGAGGACATCTCGGAGTTCTGGCCATATGCTTTTCAGATATTCGCACAGCTTGTCAATTTGAGCCAACCACCTCTCTCGCAGAATTACATGCAGCTGTTTGGTGTCCTGCTCAGCAATGCTACCTGGGACCGACCACCATGTGTTCCTGCCTTGGTTCGCCTGCTGCGGGCGTTCCTTCGGAAGATTCCAAATGAGCTTAACCAAGAAGGTAGGCTGCCAAATATCTTGGTGATATTCCGTAGTCTTGTTTCGCGTGCCAGCACTGAAGATTCTGCATTCTACATGCTTAACACGCTAGTGCAAAACGTTGGTCTTGACACTATGAGTCCACACATTGGTGAGATATGGAGTACTCTCTTTACTCGTCTACAGACTCGGCAAGCAGTGAAGTTTGTGAATTCTATTGTGGTGGTCATGTCCTTAGTGTCCGTCAAGTATGGGCCAGGTGTTCTTGTCAGTTCTGTGGACACAGTTCAGCCGAGTCTTTTCACAACAATTCTTCAGCGGTTTTGGATTCCCAATCTCAAGTTGATCAAAGGTTCTCTTGAAATCAAGCTTACAACGGTTGCCTCAACAAAGTTGCTTTGTGAGTCTGCGGTGCTGTTGGATGCTGCTGCAGCCCAGACGTGGGGCAAATTGCTCGATAGCATAGTCGCACTGTTTTCCAGAACGGACCAAGATGGAGCACAAGAGCAAAATGACGGAGCTGATGCAGCAGATAGTCAGAGAACATCAGGGTACTCTGTCTCATTCGTGCGCCTTCAGTATGCTGGGAAGAGTGAAGATGATCTGTTGAAAGAAGTAAATGATCCAAAACAGTTTCTGGTCACATCCTTGGCCTCACTTTCTGCTCAGTCTCCTGGAAGATTTGGTCCTGTCATCGAGCAGCATGTGGATCCAGCAAACAAAGGTGCTCTTCTTCAGCTTTGCGCTGCCTACAATGCCAACATTGTCTAG